DNA sequence from the Canis aureus isolate CA01 chromosome 12, VMU_Caureus_v.1.0, whole genome shotgun sequence genome:
AACGTGATGGGGGTAGAAATGTGCGGAGGTGACAGAGATCCGAAACCCAGAGCTGGGTCCTCagacttcttcctctttccttcgcATCTCCAGCTTATAGACAATCTGGTAGCCGTCATCCCAGGCGTAGAGCTGGCGCTCTCGGGGGTTGTAGCGGAGGCTGGCATGGGCCCCGTACCGGCGGGGGAAGTAGGGGAGCGCTGCCCTCTCTGGGGTCAGGGTGCCGCTGGCATCAAAGGAGCATTGGATGCGGGCCCGGCTGGCAGGGCGGGTGTTATAGACGACGTACAGGGTCCCGCAGATGACAAAGGCAGCCTCGGCGTTCTCTCGGGGACACGGTGTGTCCCACTGCTGCTCCGTGTCCAGAGTCTGGGGGTCTAACTTAGCCAGACACAAGTGCCTGTCGTCTTCCCGAGTGGCGTAGACGGCCCACAGGCCCTCCTCGTCCGCGGCCAGGTCAATGTAGGTGTCGGCCGTCAGCCCGTATGGGGGGATCAGCCCCTCCGCGGGGAACACGGAGCTGTCCACCACCGTTCGGTTGGCCAGGTGGAACTTGATGAGTTGCAACGTGTtctccagcccccctccccctccgggtCCTCCGGGAGGCCTCCGGGCATAATAAAGAAAGCCCCCGTACACCAGCTGTCCTGTGCCCACCCACGGGAAGGGCACCCGGACCCGGGAAGCTTTCCGGGCAGCCATGGCCAGGGTGAAGTCCCGCAACCTTGGGAAGACAAAGGCTGTGTCGTTCTGTGTCCCATCTAATACGTAGATCTTCTCTGTTGGCCCCATTGGATCCTTGGTCCATAGACCAGCTGGGCCACCAAACCGCTTCAGGATCTTCATCGATCTCACCTGAGAGATCGTGTAGCCACAgtctggtggggagggaggaaaacaCAGGACAGGGCAATACCGGCAAGAATTAGATGCCCACTGTGGAGAACCCACCAGGGGGCCATCTGGAGGACAGAGGGCATCTGCCAGTGGACACCTCCTCTCTACGGGAGACTAGGGGAAAGGGCACCCCAGAAACTCTTGCAATGGACCTGTCATTATAGAGATTCCCCTAAAACAGATTCCAGGAGGCTGCACCAAAGTGGCCTGGGATGAGGAGAATGACTGGGAAGGAACCAAGGAAGAGCACAGGTTCTGAGAGTGTGAGGGCTCTGTTGCTGGATGGCTTACCTGTCAGCATATCGTActtctcatttcttctgcccTTGCCTTTGATCCCGGGGCCTCCGGTCACCTTCTCGTCAACCTCCACACAGGGTAGAGCTGGGTTTTGGGTCTCCAGATAGTCAACCTCCCGCTCCAGACGGTCTACTCTCCCCGAGATAGTGTCAGCCTCAGTCCTGAGGGCCTCGCGCTCCTTCTCGGCCACCTCCAGCAGCGGCAGCATCTTGTTCTTGAAGTCCCTCAGCTCGGCAGCGTGCCGGCTACTTTGGTCCTGGCACTGGGCCAGCCGTTCCTGCAGGgatggggggggcaggagggggctgaAGGGTCACAACTCTCAGGCAGGGAGAGGCCCGACCGGGGAGCAGAGAGTGGGGGAAAGCACACACTCAGCCAGGCATCCACTCCCCTTCAATCTCCCACTGAAAGGAAACCAGATGTCAGAGATGCCAAATGTGCAAAAAACCCGGCACGGATCACCTAGGCTTCTATCCCCAGTTCGTGTCCTCCAGCCCACGTTCTCCGTGAGCCTCACCTCAGAGGCCATCCTCTAAGCTGCCAGGGCGGCCTAAGTGCATGAGGTTGGTCAAGGGTCTCTGCTCCATTATACAGTGCTCCACTCGGGAGTGCACATATTTCCACTTGGGAAGTCCCCAGACTTCAAACCGTTATAAAAAGCAAGCTGCAAGCTCTCTGGGAACTTCCAACTCTCACAGAATCACCAGCTCATCCTGAGAGGCTTCCCTGCCACTCTGTCTAGCTctcctgtcccctgtccccttaTTCCATGCGATCTCAGGGTAAAATAGAAAGGCCTGTTTGTTCTGGAGTCACTCTGCGGCTGTGGGGAAAGAGCTGCGATTGCGATCGTGAGGATACCCTTAGTAAAAGGTGAGAGTGTTCTGTAGCGCC
Encoded proteins:
- the OLFML3 gene encoding olfactomedin-like protein 3 — translated: MGPYTPLLTMFLLSWWLRPLQGQQHHLVEYMERRLAALEERLAQCQDQSSRHAAELRDFKNKMLPLLEVAEKEREALRTEADTISGRVDRLEREVDYLETQNPALPCVEVDEKVTGGPGIKGKGRRNEKYDMLTDCGYTISQVRSMKILKRFGGPAGLWTKDPMGPTEKIYVLDGTQNDTAFVFPRLRDFTLAMAARKASRVRVPFPWVGTGQLVYGGFLYYARRPPGGPGGGGGLENTLQLIKFHLANRTVVDSSVFPAEGLIPPYGLTADTYIDLAADEEGLWAVYATREDDRHLCLAKLDPQTLDTEQQWDTPCPRENAEAAFVICGTLYVVYNTRPASRARIQCSFDASGTLTPERAALPYFPRRYGAHASLRYNPRERQLYAWDDGYQIVYKLEMRRKEEEV